Proteins co-encoded in one Hymenobacter swuensis DY53 genomic window:
- the uxuA gene encoding mannonate dehydratase, which translates to MLHTMRWFGPHDPVSLHSIRQAGCAGVVTALHQLPVGAVWPQEEIRARQHLIEADNAQYAPLHWAVVESLPVHEDIKKGRPERAQYIANYKESVRNLAACGIRTVCYNFMPVLDWSRTNLSYQMPDGSRALRFVWQDFAVFDLCILRRPSAEADYEADVAAAARAQFAAMSAEEVAGLTNNVLLGLPGSEEAFELADFQRVLDEYAAIDAAALRKNLYHFLREVGPVAEEVGVNLCIHPDDPPFPLLGLPRIVSTEADLMGLLQAYDSPANGLTFCTGSLGVRPDNDLAGIVRRLGHRIHFVHLRATKREENPRNFHEADHLTGDVDMYAVVQALVQEELRRAANGEGTASLPMRPDHGHQMLDDLEKRTYPGYSAIGRLRGLAELRGLELGIRRALAEAPPVAADYRDMTATRFV; encoded by the coding sequence ATGCTGCACACCATGCGCTGGTTCGGGCCCCACGACCCGGTTTCGCTTCACTCCATCCGCCAGGCCGGCTGCGCCGGCGTGGTTACGGCTTTGCACCAGCTGCCCGTGGGCGCGGTGTGGCCCCAGGAAGAAATCCGGGCGCGTCAGCACCTGATTGAGGCCGACAACGCGCAGTACGCACCCTTGCACTGGGCCGTGGTGGAAAGCCTGCCGGTGCACGAGGACATCAAGAAAGGCCGTCCCGAGCGGGCGCAGTACATTGCCAACTACAAGGAGTCAGTGCGCAACCTGGCCGCTTGCGGCATCCGCACCGTGTGCTACAACTTTATGCCGGTGCTGGATTGGTCGCGCACCAACCTGAGCTACCAGATGCCCGACGGCTCCCGTGCGCTGCGCTTCGTGTGGCAGGATTTCGCGGTGTTTGACCTATGTATTCTGCGCCGCCCCAGCGCGGAGGCCGACTACGAGGCTGACGTGGCCGCCGCCGCCCGAGCCCAGTTCGCGGCCATGTCGGCGGAAGAAGTGGCCGGCCTCACCAATAACGTATTGCTTGGGTTGCCCGGCTCGGAGGAAGCCTTTGAGTTGGCCGATTTTCAGCGGGTGCTGGATGAGTACGCTGCCATTGACGCCGCCGCGCTGCGCAAAAACCTCTACCACTTCCTGCGGGAAGTGGGGCCGGTGGCCGAGGAAGTGGGCGTGAACCTGTGCATCCACCCCGACGACCCGCCGTTTCCGCTGCTGGGCCTGCCCCGCATCGTGAGCACCGAGGCCGACTTGATGGGGTTGCTCCAGGCCTACGATTCGCCCGCTAATGGCCTCACGTTCTGCACCGGCTCCCTAGGCGTGCGCCCCGATAACGACCTAGCCGGCATCGTGCGGCGGCTGGGCCACCGCATCCACTTCGTGCACCTGCGGGCCACCAAGCGCGAGGAAAACCCACGCAACTTCCACGAAGCTGACCACCTGACCGGCGACGTAGACATGTACGCCGTGGTGCAGGCGCTGGTACAGGAAGAGCTGCGCCGGGCCGCCAATGGCGAGGGAACGGCCAGCCTGCCCATGCGCCCCGACCACGGCCACCAGATGCTCGACGACCTGGAAAAGCGCACCTACCCCGGCTACTCCGCCATCGGAAGG
- a CDS encoding substrate-binding domain-containing protein — MIKCTKCHLADSVMRAGFIRGRQRYHCKACNYHFTDDKGVVVPEKKRRQTTISDVARELGVAPSTVSRALNGHSDININTRRAIMEVARQLDYQPNLLAQSLKSSETKTIGVVIPDIERPFFATAVSGIQQVVGEAGYRVMICQSKESYEIEVSNVQALIGSRVDGLLICHSRETENFDHVKPAATRGIPIVHFDRVCNEVDSAKVILDDWNGAFNVTEHLIEQGARHIAILAGPEGLLISQSRLAGYRSALLKHGLPLRNELRAHINFRPESAVAALDAWLALPEPPDAIFAVNYTNAFDLLVALKARHIRVPEDVAVVGFGDEFMASMIEPGLTTVNLHPYRIGQQAARLFLEQVQQKEAFQPRTFVITGDLVIRQSSLKGKSQLAHAEFFKLDI; from the coding sequence ATGATCAAATGCACCAAATGCCATCTGGCCGATTCGGTCATGCGGGCGGGCTTCATCCGGGGGCGACAGCGCTACCACTGCAAGGCCTGCAACTACCATTTCACCGACGACAAGGGCGTGGTAGTGCCGGAAAAGAAACGGCGGCAAACCACCATCAGCGACGTGGCGCGGGAGCTGGGCGTGGCTCCTTCCACCGTATCGAGGGCGCTCAATGGCCATTCCGATATCAACATCAACACCCGCCGGGCCATTATGGAGGTGGCGCGCCAGCTTGATTACCAGCCCAACCTGTTGGCCCAGAGCCTGAAAAGCAGCGAGACCAAGACCATCGGGGTGGTAATCCCGGACATTGAACGGCCGTTTTTTGCCACCGCCGTCAGCGGCATTCAGCAGGTGGTGGGCGAGGCCGGCTACCGGGTGATGATCTGCCAGTCAAAGGAGTCCTACGAAATTGAAGTCAGCAACGTGCAGGCCCTCATCGGGAGCCGCGTGGATGGGCTGCTGATCTGTCACTCGCGAGAAACCGAGAATTTCGACCACGTAAAACCGGCCGCCACGCGCGGCATTCCCATTGTACACTTTGATCGGGTGTGCAATGAAGTGGATTCGGCCAAGGTGATTCTCGACGACTGGAACGGGGCCTTCAACGTGACCGAACACCTCATTGAGCAGGGTGCGCGCCACATTGCTATTCTGGCCGGTCCCGAAGGGCTGCTCATCAGCCAGAGCCGGCTGGCGGGCTACCGGAGCGCCTTGCTCAAGCATGGGCTGCCGCTGCGTAACGAACTGCGCGCCCACATCAACTTCCGGCCCGAATCGGCGGTGGCGGCCTTGGATGCCTGGCTGGCCTTACCCGAGCCGCCCGACGCCATTTTCGCCGTCAACTACACCAACGCCTTCGATCTGCTGGTGGCCCTGAAAGCCCGCCACATCCGGGTGCCCGAGGACGTGGCCGTGGTTGGTTTCGGCGACGAGTTCATGGCTTCGATGATTGAGCCCGGCCTGACTACCGTGAACCTGCACCCCTACCGCATCGGGCAGCAGGCGGCGCGGCTGTTTCTGGAGCAGGTGCAGCAGAAGGAGGCCTTCCAGCCCCGCACCTTCGTCATCACCGGCGACTTGGTCATCCGCCAGTCGTCTTTGAAAGGCAAATCCCAGCTTGCCCACGCCGAGTTTTTCAAGCTGGATATCTGA
- a CDS encoding glycoside hydrolase family 43 protein, with product MFSACQNKTTATEATAAETAAPAADSTGRKYLAQPLVKDIYTADPSAHVFNGKIYIYPSHDIETGMPENDNGDHFAMRDYHILSMDSIGGKVTDHGVALDTKDIPWAGRQLWAPDAAYKNGTYYLYFPLKDKQDVFRIGVATSKLPTGPFKAEAKPMEGSLSIDPAVFTDTDGKTYLYMGGIWGGQLQRWRSGKYDASNPKLQEPGPQETALGPKMARLSDDMLGFAEPVKEVQILGQDGKPFLSGDNTHRFFEGGWLHKYDGKYYFSYSTGDTHLLVYATGTSPYGPFTYQGVIMNPVEGWTTHHSIVEVGGKWYIFYHDTQLSGKTWLRNVKVTELRRTPDGRIETINP from the coding sequence TTGTTCAGTGCCTGCCAGAACAAGACCACCGCCACCGAGGCCACCGCCGCCGAAACTGCCGCGCCGGCTGCCGATTCTACCGGCCGCAAGTACCTGGCTCAGCCGCTCGTCAAGGACATCTATACCGCCGACCCTTCGGCCCACGTGTTCAACGGCAAAATCTACATCTACCCCTCGCACGACATTGAGACGGGGATGCCGGAGAACGACAACGGCGACCATTTCGCCATGCGCGACTACCACATCCTGTCGATGGACAGCATCGGGGGTAAGGTAACCGACCACGGCGTTGCCCTAGATACGAAGGATATTCCCTGGGCCGGCCGCCAGCTCTGGGCTCCGGACGCGGCCTACAAAAACGGCACCTACTACCTGTACTTTCCGCTCAAGGATAAGCAGGACGTGTTCCGCATCGGGGTAGCTACCAGCAAGTTGCCTACCGGTCCGTTCAAGGCTGAGGCGAAGCCCATGGAAGGCAGCCTCAGCATCGACCCGGCCGTGTTTACCGATACGGATGGTAAAACTTACCTGTACATGGGCGGCATCTGGGGCGGGCAGCTGCAGCGCTGGCGCAGCGGTAAATACGACGCCAGCAACCCCAAACTGCAGGAGCCCGGCCCCCAGGAAACGGCCTTGGGCCCCAAAATGGCCCGCCTCAGCGACGATATGTTGGGCTTCGCGGAGCCCGTGAAGGAAGTGCAGATTCTGGGGCAGGATGGCAAGCCCTTCCTCTCCGGCGACAACACCCACCGCTTCTTCGAGGGTGGCTGGTTGCACAAGTACGACGGCAAATACTACTTCTCCTATTCCACCGGCGACACCCACCTGCTGGTGTACGCCACCGGCACCTCGCCCTACGGCCCCTTCACTTACCAGGGCGTCATCATGAACCCGGTGGAAGGCTGGACCACCCACCACTCCATTGTGGAAGTCGGCGGCAAGTGGTACATCTTCTACCACGACACCCAGCTTTCGGGCAAAACCTGGCTGCGCAACGTGAAGGTCACCGAGCTCAGGCGTACCCCCGACGGCCGCATCGAAACCATTAACCCGTAA
- a CDS encoding T9SS type A sorting domain-containing protein, whose product MKQRYFLLCALLSGLLAEPAAAQISLSSVNPYTENFNSLNGKTAFVSNSTIGGVYIEYAGYQSVPCAANDGSNTSANFYHFGATNEADRALGGVASFATNGTGYVAMRFKNTTGTSIKNLGVSFAIEQWYNSGRQDQAQVSFDYRTSTSAITSVASGTWTNVSALNVDAPSTATVIDNKNGNSSANRRTRTYTIQNLNLANNAEVMLRWRYELNNATNGNGLSVDDVTVTPETDVFYYKGTGNLNTLANWAPNRNGSGTSPNNFTTAGRTYYILSNVTDDRVSANWTVSGNNSKIVVGDGVSAAYLLILNGGGNGITGTVDVLDNATLDIQRGNGQLPTLGRIGNESTVKYVRDGSNTPLTSNNYGNLILDGSSPKTLTGNTIINGDLTLSGTSYLVLGDYDLTIIRGGKINGGDNNAFIRTNGAGALKQTVLADGIPVKFPVGIGAVYTPAYLTQTAARSEDVFSVQVQSEVYPSYNGHTGNGNATRNRNVTRTWFVEEEVTGNSNATLQLQWPATVQRNDFVPASARLEHYNTTTNKWDAGIAVTGASSSDGGATYAISRSGITSFSPFAVSSRAGGVLPVTLTNFTARREPTGGVLCEWQTAQEVNNDRFIIERSTTGQDFLPIGTVKGTGTSSVSQQYQYSDAQPPVQTTYYRLRQLDTDGTEAFSSVVTVATVSGTAPVVLTPNPGTGLYQLVLPAANSTVQAEVLNVIGARVQSVDSDGRIDLQQQPNGVYIVRIRTAQGLKTIRLIKQ is encoded by the coding sequence ATGAAACAACGCTACTTTTTGCTGTGCGCTCTGCTCAGCGGCTTACTTGCTGAGCCTGCCGCCGCCCAGATCAGCCTGTCATCGGTAAATCCTTATACCGAGAACTTCAACTCCCTCAACGGCAAGACAGCCTTCGTCAGTAACTCTACCATTGGTGGGGTGTATATTGAATATGCGGGCTATCAGTCGGTGCCGTGTGCCGCTAATGATGGCTCTAATACAAGTGCTAACTTCTACCATTTTGGCGCAACCAATGAGGCTGATCGGGCACTAGGTGGTGTGGCTTCGTTTGCCACCAATGGTACTGGTTACGTGGCTATGCGTTTCAAGAATACCACGGGTACCAGCATCAAAAACCTGGGTGTATCTTTTGCCATTGAGCAGTGGTATAACTCCGGCCGCCAGGATCAGGCGCAGGTTTCCTTTGACTATCGGACCAGCACCAGCGCCATTACCTCAGTAGCTAGTGGCACCTGGACGAACGTATCGGCCCTGAATGTGGATGCGCCTTCCACAGCCACGGTTATCGATAACAAGAATGGTAATTCCTCCGCCAACCGCCGTACCCGCACGTACACCATCCAGAATCTGAACCTGGCCAATAATGCGGAGGTCATGTTGCGCTGGCGCTATGAACTCAACAACGCCACCAACGGCAACGGCCTGTCGGTGGATGATGTAACGGTGACTCCTGAAACGGACGTATTTTACTACAAAGGCACGGGCAACCTGAATACGCTGGCCAACTGGGCCCCTAACCGCAACGGCAGCGGCACCAGCCCCAACAACTTCACCACAGCCGGCCGGACGTACTACATTCTGTCGAATGTGACCGATGACCGGGTGTCAGCCAACTGGACCGTCAGCGGCAATAATTCCAAAATTGTGGTGGGTGATGGAGTTTCGGCGGCGTACCTGCTGATTCTGAACGGCGGCGGCAATGGCATTACGGGTACCGTAGACGTGCTGGATAATGCCACCCTGGATATTCAGCGCGGGAATGGTCAACTGCCCACTCTGGGCCGCATTGGCAATGAAAGCACCGTGAAGTACGTGCGTGATGGGAGCAATACGCCTCTGACCAGCAATAATTACGGCAACCTGATACTGGATGGTAGCAGCCCGAAAACCCTCACGGGAAATACCATTATCAATGGCGACCTGACCCTGAGTGGAACGTCTTATCTGGTGCTGGGTGACTATGATCTGACCATCATCCGGGGTGGCAAAATCAATGGTGGCGATAACAACGCTTTTATCCGCACGAATGGCGCAGGCGCGCTTAAGCAAACGGTGCTGGCAGATGGTATACCGGTAAAGTTCCCGGTAGGTATCGGTGCGGTCTACACACCGGCTTATCTTACCCAAACCGCCGCTCGGTCTGAAGATGTATTCAGTGTGCAGGTGCAGAGTGAGGTGTACCCGAGCTATAATGGCCACACGGGCAACGGCAATGCTACCCGTAACCGCAACGTTACGCGCACTTGGTTTGTGGAGGAAGAAGTAACCGGTAATTCCAACGCTACCCTGCAGTTGCAATGGCCCGCCACTGTGCAGCGCAATGATTTCGTGCCTGCTTCGGCCCGTCTGGAGCACTATAACACCACAACTAACAAGTGGGATGCGGGCATTGCAGTAACCGGTGCCAGCTCCTCCGATGGGGGTGCCACTTACGCTATCAGCCGCTCCGGCATCACCAGCTTTTCGCCTTTTGCGGTATCGTCGCGCGCTGGTGGGGTGTTGCCAGTGACGCTTACCAACTTCACTGCCCGCCGCGAACCAACGGGCGGGGTACTTTGTGAGTGGCAAACGGCTCAGGAAGTGAACAACGACCGTTTTATTATAGAAAGAAGCACCACCGGGCAGGATTTCCTGCCAATCGGTACCGTAAAAGGCACGGGGACCAGTTCTGTCAGCCAGCAGTACCAGTATAGTGATGCGCAGCCACCGGTACAAACTACCTATTACCGGTTGCGCCAACTAGATACGGATGGAACAGAGGCTTTTTCCTCCGTAGTAACGGTAGCTACCGTGTCGGGAACTGCCCCGGTAGTACTGACGCCTAACCCAGGCACAGGTCTGTATCAATTAGTACTGCCAGCGGCCAACTCAACGGTGCAGGCGGAAGTGCTGAATGTAATTGGAGCAAGAGTTCAATCCGTTGACTCAGATGGGCGCATTGACTTACAGCAGCAGCCAAACGGTGTGTATATCGTGCGTATTCGTACTGCCCAGGGCCTGAAAACAATACGATTGATCAAGCAGTAA
- a CDS encoding sterol desaturase family protein, with protein MNTTSEALEPAVKVTAVKTPDAIKPKHKGSARLFENPVLERLTHTHIAAPLTIFFAVAAVSLYYGLSQGLLTGLSAFGLFLGGWLLFTLAEYLMHRFVYHMDADTPRKAKFQYTMHGVHHEFPKDETRLAMPPILTVFVTSLLFFIFRFTLGNAGLGVLAGFVFGYALYLFVHYAIHVYAPPKNFLKFWWHHHAQHHYRQDEIAFGVSTTLWDHIIGTMPKKK; from the coding sequence ATGAATACCACTTCCGAAGCTCTGGAACCTGCCGTTAAAGTAACGGCGGTGAAAACCCCCGATGCCATCAAACCTAAGCACAAGGGCTCGGCCCGCCTGTTTGAAAACCCGGTGCTGGAGCGCCTTACGCACACCCACATTGCGGCCCCGCTGACCATCTTTTTTGCCGTGGCTGCCGTGAGCCTATATTACGGTCTGAGCCAGGGCCTGCTCACCGGCCTTTCGGCCTTTGGCCTGTTTCTGGGCGGCTGGCTGCTGTTTACGCTGGCCGAGTACCTGATGCACCGGTTCGTGTACCACATGGATGCCGATACGCCGCGCAAGGCTAAGTTCCAGTACACCATGCACGGGGTGCACCACGAGTTTCCGAAGGACGAAACCCGGCTGGCCATGCCGCCCATCCTGACGGTATTCGTTACCTCTTTGCTGTTTTTCATCTTCCGCTTCACGCTGGGCAACGCCGGGCTGGGTGTACTGGCGGGCTTTGTGTTCGGCTACGCGCTGTACCTGTTCGTGCATTACGCCATTCACGTGTACGCGCCGCCGAAGAACTTCCTGAAATTCTGGTGGCACCACCATGCCCAGCACCACTACCGCCAAGATGAAATTGCCTTTGGCGTGAGCACCACCCTCTGGGACCATATCATTGGCACCATGCCCAAGAAGAAATAG
- a CDS encoding shikimate kinase, producing the protein MRLYLIGMPGAGKTTLGRALATAYEVPFLDLDEEIVCQEQRSVSEIFAQDGEEYFRQREADVLRDVVARYPQVVLATGGGTPCFHHNLEVLLETGLTLYLAVPVAELVRRLLAVAASRPLLAALPDADALESRLRETLAARQQFYDRAPLCCAAPTCSLEAVQQLVARYYLTA; encoded by the coding sequence ATGCGGCTGTACCTGATTGGCATGCCCGGGGCCGGCAAAACTACGCTGGGCCGCGCACTGGCTACGGCCTACGAAGTGCCGTTTCTGGACCTGGATGAGGAAATTGTGTGCCAGGAGCAGCGGAGCGTGTCGGAGATATTTGCCCAGGACGGGGAGGAGTACTTCCGGCAGCGCGAGGCCGATGTGCTGCGCGACGTGGTGGCCCGCTACCCGCAGGTGGTGCTGGCTACCGGCGGCGGCACTCCTTGCTTCCATCACAACCTGGAGGTATTGCTCGAAACCGGCCTGACGCTGTACCTAGCCGTACCGGTGGCGGAGCTGGTGCGCCGGCTGTTGGCCGTGGCGGCCAGTCGGCCGCTGCTGGCCGCCCTGCCCGACGCCGACGCCCTGGAAAGCCGCCTGCGTGAAACCTTAGCTGCCCGCCAACAGTTCTACGACCGCGCGCCGCTGTGCTGTGCAGCCCCTACCTGTTCCCTGGAGGCCGTGCAGCAACTGGTGGCCCGCTACTACCTCACCGCGTAA
- a CDS encoding ABC transporter permease gives MLGFILTRLWQGALVLVGVALTVFFLFQVLPGDPVALLAGQRSDASTRAAIAADLGLDQPLPAQLLGYLNDVSPLGIHPRDSAGVAKYGGVQVLLLGSETGLVLKTPYLRRSFQSNKEVLSILLDHFTGTLWLAVAAMLLAAVLGITLGVVAALQPHSWLDRALVSTSVLGISVPSFVAAILIAMTFGFYWSRWTGLNLTGQLFETDPFTGRHLVLKNLLLPAFALGIRPLAVIVQLTRSSMLDVMSQDYIRTARAKGLSGYRTVVGHALKNALNPVITAVSGWLASLMAGAFFIEYIFNWKGLGTVTLRAVENLDFPVVMGATIFIAALFVVVNIVVDIFYAVLDPRVKLG, from the coding sequence ATGCTTGGTTTTATCCTGACCCGCTTATGGCAGGGGGCGCTGGTGCTGGTGGGGGTGGCACTCACTGTGTTCTTCCTGTTTCAGGTGCTGCCCGGCGACCCGGTGGCCCTGCTGGCTGGCCAACGCTCCGACGCCTCCACCCGCGCCGCCATTGCCGCCGACCTGGGCCTCGACCAGCCGTTACCGGCCCAGCTACTCGGCTACCTGAATGATGTGTCGCCACTCGGTATTCACCCGCGCGATTCGGCGGGAGTGGCTAAGTACGGTGGGGTGCAGGTGCTGCTGCTAGGTTCCGAAACCGGGCTGGTGCTGAAAACGCCGTATCTGCGCCGCTCTTTTCAGAGTAACAAGGAAGTGCTCAGCATCCTGCTCGACCACTTTACAGGGACGCTCTGGCTGGCCGTAGCCGCCATGCTGCTGGCGGCGGTGTTGGGCATCACGCTGGGTGTGGTAGCGGCCCTGCAGCCCCATTCCTGGCTCGACAGGGCGCTGGTATCTACCTCGGTGCTGGGTATTTCGGTGCCGTCGTTTGTGGCTGCCATCCTTATTGCCATGACGTTCGGGTTCTACTGGAGCCGCTGGACGGGCCTCAACCTCACCGGTCAACTCTTTGAAACCGACCCCTTCACGGGCCGCCACTTGGTGTTGAAAAACCTACTGCTGCCGGCCTTTGCGCTGGGTATCCGGCCGCTGGCGGTTATTGTGCAGCTCACCCGTTCCTCCATGCTCGATGTGATGAGTCAGGACTACATCCGGACGGCGCGGGCTAAGGGCCTTTCGGGTTACCGCACCGTGGTAGGGCACGCCCTCAAAAACGCTCTGAATCCGGTTATTACGGCCGTTTCGGGGTGGCTGGCTTCGCTCATGGCAGGGGCGTTCTTCATCGAGTACATTTTCAACTGGAAGGGCCTGGGCACTGTTACGCTCCGCGCCGTGGAAAACCTTGATTTTCCGGTGGTGATGGGGGCCACCATCTTCATTGCCGCGCTGTTCGTCGTCGTGAACATTGTGGTGGATATTTTCTACGCCGTACTGGACCCTCGGGTGAAGCTGGGGTAG
- a CDS encoding BT_3928 family protein — protein sequence MKQFTRICWLLLGVVFIFSGLVKLNDPIGTALKLEEYFEVFSKDFGSFFSVFIPHARVLSIFLSSLEVVLGVAVLLRWMLRQTLWVLLGLLVFFGFLTFYSAAFNKVTDCGCFGDFIKLTPWTSFFKDMVLLGLWAVVFSNQRYLRRVFAKGTLGVMYITIASAVAIGIGVRALGHLPYFDFLPYKVGNNIPQLMKPQEQARYQYVMERNGESKTFAEYPTDSTWKYKSMEVLNPEKSKPLITDFSIFDADGKDHTAEVLKGNKLLLIVQGAAEADRDRFKDIGELMAATAKSRKQIQPLIVTSSSPQEFDAFRHDVNLAGTYYFADATVLKSMIRSNPGFILLQNGVVKGKFHYHDIPDASKLEELL from the coding sequence ATGAAACAATTTACCCGAATCTGCTGGCTATTGCTGGGCGTGGTATTCATCTTCTCCGGCCTTGTGAAGCTGAACGACCCCATCGGGACGGCACTCAAGCTGGAGGAGTATTTTGAAGTATTCTCGAAGGATTTTGGGTCGTTTTTCAGCGTATTCATTCCCCATGCCCGCGTTTTGAGCATCTTCCTCAGCTCCCTGGAAGTGGTGTTGGGCGTGGCGGTGCTGCTGCGTTGGATGCTGCGCCAGACGCTGTGGGTGCTGCTGGGGCTGCTGGTGTTCTTCGGGTTCCTCACGTTCTACTCGGCGGCCTTCAACAAAGTCACCGACTGTGGCTGCTTCGGCGACTTCATCAAGCTCACGCCCTGGACTTCATTTTTCAAGGACATGGTGCTGCTGGGCTTGTGGGCCGTGGTGTTCAGCAACCAGCGCTACCTGCGCCGGGTGTTTGCCAAAGGCACGCTGGGCGTCATGTACATTACCATTGCTTCGGCGGTGGCTATTGGCATCGGGGTGCGGGCCCTGGGCCACCTGCCGTACTTTGATTTCCTGCCCTACAAAGTAGGCAACAACATTCCGCAGCTAATGAAGCCGCAGGAGCAGGCCCGCTACCAGTACGTGATGGAACGCAACGGCGAGTCGAAGACCTTTGCTGAGTACCCCACCGACTCCACCTGGAAGTATAAAAGTATGGAAGTGTTGAACCCGGAGAAATCCAAGCCGCTCATCACCGACTTCTCCATCTTCGATGCCGACGGAAAAGACCACACGGCAGAGGTACTGAAGGGCAACAAGCTGTTGCTCATCGTGCAGGGCGCAGCCGAAGCCGACCGGGACCGGTTCAAGGATATTGGGGAGTTGATGGCGGCCACGGCTAAGTCGCGCAAGCAGATTCAGCCCCTCATTGTCACCAGCAGCAGCCCCCAGGAGTTCGATGCCTTCCGCCACGATGTGAACCTGGCCGGCACCTACTACTTCGCCGATGCCACCGTGCTTAAATCCATGATTCGCTCCAACCCGGGCTTCATTCTGCTGCAGAACGGCGTGGTAAAAGGCAAATTCCACTATCACGACATTCCCGACGCCAGCAAGCTGGAAGAACTGCTGTAA
- a CDS encoding DUF1599 domain-containing protein, with protein MENQTQLEYDRVIARCRTLFLAKTHDYGTAWRILRLPSVTDQLYIKAQRIRSIQEKGTQLVADGVEEEFVAIINYCIIALMQLQLPADAPQDLEPAAVAAAYDAQVEVNRQLLFAKNHDYGEAWRQMRIESITDIILMKLHRTKQIEDLHGLTRVSEGVDANYRDMLNYAVFVLIKMGFGQSN; from the coding sequence TTGGAGAATCAAACCCAGCTTGAATACGACCGGGTAATAGCACGGTGCCGGACACTGTTTCTGGCCAAAACCCACGACTACGGCACGGCCTGGCGCATCCTGCGTCTGCCCTCCGTAACGGACCAGTTGTACATCAAGGCCCAGCGCATCCGCAGCATTCAGGAGAAGGGCACCCAACTGGTGGCCGATGGGGTGGAGGAGGAGTTCGTGGCCATCATCAACTACTGCATTATTGCCCTGATGCAGCTGCAGCTGCCCGCCGACGCGCCCCAGGACCTGGAGCCCGCCGCCGTGGCTGCCGCCTACGACGCACAGGTGGAAGTCAACCGCCAGCTGCTGTTTGCCAAAAATCACGACTACGGCGAGGCCTGGCGGCAAATGCGTATCGAGAGCATCACCGATATTATTCTGATGAAGCTGCACCGCACCAAACAGATTGAGGACCTGCACGGCCTCACCCGCGTGTCGGAAGGCGTGGACGCCAACTACCGCGACATGCTCAACTATGCCGTGTTCGTGCTGATAAAAATGGGCTTTGGGCAGAGTAACTGA
- the folP gene encoding dihydropteroate synthase, translating into MFQAPQDTCFSPRLTLRCPGGRVLDLRRPQVMGILNLTPDSFYQGSRVAAEDDLLRRAEQMLRAGAAVLDLGGYSSRPGAIDISPDEEKQRLLPAVAAVRRAFPEAFLSVDTFRAEVATEAVAAGADILNDISGGQLDAEMLPTAGRLGVPYILMHMRGTPQTMTQFTHYEGDLVLELVRYFLDKLTELRRHGVTDVVLDPGFGFAKTPAQGHELLRRLRELHVLGLPVLAGLSRKSMVYKTLGLTPEAALAGTVSVNTLAVLNGAKLLRVHDVAEAVQTIQLVSNTYSPLSP; encoded by the coding sequence ATGTTCCAGGCCCCGCAAGATACATGCTTTTCCCCGAGGCTGACGCTGCGCTGCCCCGGCGGCCGGGTGCTGGATCTGCGCCGCCCGCAGGTGATGGGCATCCTGAATCTGACTCCCGATTCGTTCTACCAGGGCAGCCGCGTGGCCGCCGAAGACGACCTGCTGCGCCGCGCCGAACAGATGCTGCGCGCGGGGGCCGCTGTGCTCGATTTGGGCGGTTACTCCTCCCGCCCCGGGGCTATCGACATCAGCCCCGATGAAGAAAAACAACGCCTGCTGCCGGCTGTAGCCGCCGTGCGCCGCGCTTTTCCGGAGGCCTTTCTTTCCGTAGACACCTTCCGGGCGGAGGTAGCCACCGAGGCCGTAGCCGCCGGGGCCGACATCCTCAACGACATCAGCGGCGGTCAGCTTGATGCCGAGATGCTGCCCACCGCCGGCCGCCTGGGCGTGCCCTACATTCTGATGCACATGCGCGGCACGCCCCAGACCATGACCCAGTTCACCCACTACGAGGGCGACCTGGTGCTGGAGCTGGTGCGCTACTTCCTGGACAAGCTCACGGAGCTGCGCCGCCACGGCGTGACCGACGTGGTGCTGGACCCCGGCTTCGGTTTTGCCAAAACCCCGGCCCAGGGCCACGAGCTGCTGCGGCGGCTGCGGGAGCTGCACGTGCTGGGCCTGCCGGTGCTGGCGGGCCTCTCACGCAAAAGCATGGTGTACAAGACCCTGGGCCTCACGCCCGAGGCAGCTCTGGCGGGCACCGTGAGCGTGAACACGCTGGCCGTACTCAACGGGGCCAAGTTGCTGCGCGTACATGATGTGGCCGAGGCCGTGCAAACCATTCAACTCGTATCGAACACATATTCCCCGCTTTCCCCGTGA